Proteins from a single region of Alloscardovia omnicolens:
- a CDS encoding S24 family peptidase → MVTSRSASHAGFPSVAQDYFSQDFSLDAHIITHPDTTFVLRIAGSSMEGAGIFDGDIIIVDRSLIPQNGDVVVITYEGELLVRRLMTTQEGNPVLRTQNHVDKDIHLYFDESITMWGVVIGNYHSQCSRENELSQIDYLSHRRAIPS, encoded by the coding sequence ATGGTTACTTCTCGCTCTGCTTCGCATGCAGGTTTTCCATCTGTAGCACAGGATTATTTTTCGCAAGATTTTTCTCTTGACGCTCACATTATTACTCATCCTGATACCACTTTTGTTCTGCGCATTGCAGGTTCATCTATGGAAGGTGCCGGTATTTTTGATGGTGATATTATCATTGTCGATCGCTCTCTTATTCCTCAGAATGGTGATGTGGTAGTCATTACCTATGAGGGTGAGTTGCTGGTTCGCCGCTTGATGACCACTCAGGAGGGTAATCCTGTATTACGTACGCAGAATCATGTAGACAAAGATATTCATCTCTATTTTGATGAATCCATTACTATGTGGGGTGTTGTCATAGGCAATTATCATTCTCAATGCTCACGTGAAAACGAGTTGTCGCAAATAGATTACTTGTCACACAGAAGGGCGATTCCCTCATGA
- a CDS encoding DUF4113 domain-containing protein yields MPKTHQFVLADADSFFASCERVFNPLLHHVPVVVLSNNDGCVVARSYEAKKLKIPEGIAWFKIRDFAQEHGVVACSSNYELYGSLSARMMHVMNTFLPHQHVYSIDECFFDVQASSDELRHVCENMREAVWRGLGLPISVSIAPTCTLAKAVSHWAKKHIGTRTIMSWDTVVEHDPHFLDHIPVQDVWGIGRRLAPKLMGMGIISASDLRDSDPVALRKRFNVSVQQTILELRGIACIDFEEESRALDGKRMNQIMCSRMFSHPLRDETSLRQAVSLYAQKATHRLRRQSSLCSHVSVFCSTSRFATPQEHSHISGTCALPEPTNDPLMITKYACACIQHRVEEGKPYARAGVVLHGLIDDDAYAPLEIFSPRIDQSIAPVLDIVQQRFGPLRVGIGYGGIRAEQRMSDDTGAHWSMKRQFLSARATTRWDEMVTVRA; encoded by the coding sequence ATGCCGAAGACGCATCAATTTGTTTTAGCTGATGCTGACAGTTTTTTCGCATCCTGTGAACGCGTTTTTAATCCTCTACTCCATCATGTTCCCGTCGTAGTACTGTCCAATAATGATGGCTGCGTAGTAGCCCGCAGCTACGAGGCGAAAAAGCTAAAAATTCCTGAAGGCATTGCCTGGTTCAAAATTCGTGATTTTGCACAAGAACACGGAGTCGTCGCATGTAGTTCTAATTATGAATTATATGGCAGCCTTTCTGCCCGCATGATGCATGTGATGAATACTTTCTTACCCCATCAACACGTGTATTCAATTGATGAATGCTTTTTCGATGTGCAGGCCAGCAGCGATGAGTTACGCCATGTGTGTGAGAATATGCGTGAGGCAGTGTGGCGAGGTTTAGGTCTTCCTATTTCTGTGAGCATTGCTCCCACGTGCACCTTAGCAAAAGCTGTAAGCCATTGGGCTAAAAAGCATATAGGCACGCGCACTATTATGAGTTGGGATACGGTTGTAGAACATGATCCACATTTTCTTGACCATATTCCCGTTCAAGATGTATGGGGAATTGGCAGACGCTTAGCACCAAAGCTCATGGGAATGGGTATTATCAGTGCTTCAGATTTACGCGATAGTGATCCTGTAGCTTTGCGTAAGAGGTTTAATGTGTCTGTGCAGCAAACAATTTTGGAATTGCGTGGTATTGCCTGCATAGATTTTGAGGAGGAATCGCGTGCTCTCGACGGTAAACGTATGAACCAGATTATGTGTTCTCGCATGTTTTCGCATCCTCTTCGCGATGAAACATCATTACGGCAAGCGGTAAGTCTGTATGCTCAAAAAGCTACGCATCGTTTACGCCGCCAGTCAAGCTTATGTTCTCATGTGTCTGTTTTCTGCTCTACTAGCCGTTTCGCTACTCCACAAGAACACTCCCATATTTCAGGAACCTGTGCTCTGCCCGAACCTACTAATGATCCGCTTATGATTACTAAATATGCCTGTGCGTGCATTCAACATCGTGTTGAGGAAGGAAAACCTTATGCTCGCGCTGGAGTAGTTTTGCATGGACTCATTGATGATGATGCGTATGCACCGTTAGAAATTTTCTCCCCACGTATAGATCAGAGCATTGCTCCAGTGCTTGATATTGTTCAACAACGCTTTGGCCCTTTACGCGTGGGCATTGGCTATGGAGGTATTCGTGCAGAACAGCGCATGAGTGACGATACGGGAGCACATTGGTCAATGAAACGCCAATTTTTATCTGCTCGTGCTACCACGCGATGGGACGAAATGGTAACTGTACGCGCTTAA
- a CDS encoding phosphoribosyltransferase family protein has translation MYSLARRVSKTLNTYAKIQGDKWSTHVCSALTMKAHVHKAVTASARGQRMHRLDEGLRLTANHSMNNASVIVLDDIVTTGSTMRACVRFLRAQGANIYAVCCLADVRDNDGEEHTF, from the coding sequence ATGTATTCTCTTGCACGACGAGTGAGTAAAACTCTTAATACTTATGCGAAGATACAAGGGGATAAGTGGTCCACGCATGTGTGCTCAGCTTTAACAATGAAAGCTCATGTTCATAAAGCAGTAACAGCCTCGGCTAGAGGTCAACGAATGCACCGTTTAGATGAGGGATTACGTCTCACCGCTAACCATAGTATGAACAATGCTTCAGTCATTGTCTTGGATGATATTGTAACTACTGGTTCAACTATGCGCGCGTGCGTACGTTTTTTACGTGCTCAGGGCGCAAACATTTACGCTGTATGCTGTCTTGCTGACGTGCGAGACAATGATGGAGAAGAACATACTTTTTAG
- a CDS encoding winged helix-turn-helix domain-containing protein: protein MQSYTHGLLFDVVSRRVWVHKSEVAIADSEFSLLLALLHAHGQVVSREDLLKKAWGYEDSGDTRLLSVSIARLRAVLEDNPQMPQRIQTIRGGGYRLVLH, encoded by the coding sequence ATGCAATCATATACACACGGCTTATTATTTGATGTAGTATCACGACGCGTGTGGGTTCATAAGAGTGAAGTTGCTATAGCTGATAGTGAATTCAGTCTTCTCTTGGCTTTACTACATGCGCATGGGCAAGTGGTGAGCCGCGAAGATTTACTCAAAAAAGCATGGGGATATGAGGATTCAGGAGATACGCGTCTTCTCAGTGTGTCTATTGCTCGCTTGCGTGCTGTTCTAGAAGATAACCCGCAGATGCCTCAACGTATTCAGACCATACGCGGTGGAGGATATCGGCTCGTCCTTCATTAA